The genomic segment ATCTTCTCAGGACTTGTATTCCAGGGAGATACCTCATTCATTATCTTTATGACTATTAAAGAAACACAGCTCTTTTCAATTGTGTAAAAAAGTtgtggccaagtgcagtggctcacacttctaatcccaaTGCTGCAGGTGCCAAgactggaggatcatttgagaccaggaattccaggccagcctggcaacatagcaagattccatctctagatatgtatataattgttgaaaaaagataaataaattaatttccaTCATACCTTTATATGAGCTACCCAAACAGCTAGGAATTTGATTATGCTGCTGTTACTAAATCTTTGATAACCATTGTGAGATGTTTAAAGAACCAGAAATGTCAGTTTTGAAAGTGGCCTTCAAATGACTTTTGATCACACATTCCTTCGGTAAATAATTGTAGGAACTTTccaatatatatgtttattttaaatctatataTGTATACTGTTTCATTAGTATAAAATGTACATTATAAAGCATATAAAAACATATGCAAAGAAGTTTTAGAGTAAAACTCTAAATAGAATTCCTAATATTTCCTCCATTTTCCCTGGGATACGGGCACCCCACTATGGAGACCACTGGGCTATAAAATTATCTAGCTTTGACTTTCAGTAACATAGTACTATATCTAATCTGCTGCGGTTTTGTTTGGAGAATCCAAAAATTCCAAAACAGTTTGATGTTCTTTAGACgatgaataatttatttaatttagtgGTCGTCTTGATCTTTCAACATTTGCCTCCTGCTGGTCCTCTCTCCCTAGTCCCTTAGGGAGTGGAGCAGAGGTATCAGGGCATGGACACAGGGTGTTTTCTCAGGAAGACAATGGTTGAGTGGCAGAAGCTGGATTTCTTTTCATATGAGCTATTTCAAAAGCATCTTCCTTGAGATTGACCTTGAGGCTGCATTTCTAAAAGTGCACTtaatattctttgaaaaaattacttGCAAGCTGCTTTTAGGGCTGTGTGACATGCAGTGCAGTTTGACAGCTGCAAAAATACAAGTTGTCAAGTTGTGTGTTGAGAAGTGAGAGTGGGGAATTGCACCTTCAGTGCGTTCCTAAACCCATCATTGTGGATTGTTTGGCTGCCTGATCCAGAGTTCTTTCTATTTGTCAAAACTTAACTTCACCTTTAAAAATCTGTCCACACAAGATGGCACCAGCAGCCACTCTGGCCTTTGATGTGGTGGCAGTGGCCCTCACTGACCCAAAATTTGCTAATGCAACTGCTGCTTTGCCGCACAGAACTGGCAAAGGCTTGTTTCTCATGACTCTTTGATGACTCTCTTTAGGAATAGGGGTGGGTGGGATTTAGAACATGTATTTACATTCTAATGTAAATTATGTGGCCGCCACATCATGGGGTCCCTTCAATTTTCTCAATGGTCTTTTAGGAAGAGCCAGTGAAGTGGAGGTGAAAAATGAAATCGTGGCgaatgtggggaaaagagaaatcTTGCACAATACTGAGAAAGAACAACACACAGAGGACACAGTGAAAGATTGTGTGGACATAGAGGTATTCCCTGCTGGAGAGAATACCGAGGACCAGAAATCCTCTGAAGACACTGCCCCATTCCTAGGAACCTTAGCAGGTGCTACGTATGAGGAACAGGTTCAAAACCAAATTCTAGAGAGCACTTCTCTCCCTGAAAACCCAGCACAGGCTGAGTCAGATGAGGTCATGGGTGCACCAGATGACAGGACCAGAACTCCCCTTGAGCCATCCAGCTGTTGGAATGACTTAGATGGCGGGAACCACACAGGGAATGTGGGAGAGGCAGCGGCGACTCAGGTTGGAGAGcaggcaggcacagtggcctCGTGTCCTTTAGGGCATAGTGATGACACAGTTTATCATGATGACAAATGTACAGTAGAGGTCCCCCAAGAGTTAGAGACAAGCACAGGGCATAGTTTAGAGAAAGAATTCACCAACCAGGAAGCAGCTGAGCCCAAGGAGGTTCCAGTGCAGAGTACAGAAGTAGGTAGGGATCACAACGAAGAAGAGGGTGAAGAAACAGTATTAAGGGATGAGAAACCAATCAAGACAGAAGTTCCTGGTTCTCCAGCAGGAACTGAGAGCAATGGTCAGGAAGCGACAGGTCCGAGTACAGTAGACACTCAAAGTGAATCCTTAGATATGAAAGAGcctgaggaagaaaagaatgacCAACAGGGAGAGGCATTGGACTCATCGCAGAAGAagacaaagaacaagaaaaagaaaaacaagaagaaaaaatccCCAGTACCTGTAGAAACCCTTAAAGATGTTAAAAAAGAGTTAACTTATCAGAACACAGATTTAAGTGAAATTAAGGAAGAAGAGCAGGTAAAGTCTACTGACAGAAAGTCCGCAGTGGAAGCCCAAAACGAGGCGCCTGAAAATCCAAAACAGAAAATTGCGGCAGAAAGCAGTGAAAATGCTGATTGTCCGGAGAATCCTAAAATTAAGTTGGCTGGAAAACTTGACCAAGAAGGCGATGATGTAAAAACAGCAGCTGAGGTGGTACTAGCTGATGGAGACACATTAGATTTTGAGGATGACACAGTTCAGTCATTAGGCCCGAGGGCTGGTGGTGAAGAATTAGATGACGGTGTTGCAAAAGATAATGCTAAAACAGATGGTGCCACTCAAAGCAGTCCCCTAGAAGCAGAGAGCGAAGACGCAGATAGCTGCGCCCTGCCCGAAAATGAAAGTCCCTCACAGGACATTAGCGATGCCTGTgaagcagaaagtacagagaggtGTGGGATGTCAGAACATCCAAGTCAGACTGTCAGGAAAGCTTTAGACAGCAGTAGCCTAGAAAATGATGACTTGTCAGCACCGGGAGGAGAGCCGGGGGACTTCAATCCAGAAAGCAGAGAAGATACCAGAGGAGGGAATGAGAAGGGCAAAAGCAAAGAAGACTGTACCATGTCCTAAGCTGAGGCAGGCGGCAGGTGTGGTGCCCAGGAAGTCTGAGTGTGAGGGGCTCTTTTCTCCACTGCCAATGTAAGTAGAATGTTATAAATTCATAGAGGTGCACTGTATGCCAATCACCAGGTGATCTACTGCTTTAAGTTATAGACTGTTACTTGTAGATTTCCATGTAATCATTGAGGTTATCACCCAGATTAGAAAGACATATTTGTTATCAGTGTATGTTCTAATTGAGAGCATTCCAGTAGTATCAAACAATAATGTCTACTGTTTATAGTCcacttaataaaaatagaagcatTTACCATTTGCCTTAGGCTGATAGGAATGTGGATATTCTTGACCAAATATATCAGCATCTAGTTGAAATGACCAAATAGCATTCTTAGACTTATGTATTATGAATATAATTGATATTTAAATTAATGTCTTGTTCACATATGTGTATtttcatatttgatttttaaatgtacattataACCTGTATGGTATTTTATGTAAAGGGGATAAACAGCCAAATAGCAAATAGGTCACTGAATGATAAGATTTGCACCTTAGAACAATAGTCATTTTAAGGATAACAAGTAAACGTCTGAAAGCACGAGGGGCTTTGTTTGCCTTCACCTCATAGAAGTCTTTGATCTTGAACCAATGCTTTTGGATCTCATTGTTGATATACCTGAATTTACTCTGTAGGAGATTTTAACTTCACTTCATGCTGATGATGTATcaatttcattttatagaaagatttaaagtttttttctggtAGTGATATATGTCAAATTACATTTCCTACTGCAGTATTTGAGCAGGGacagtcattttttaaatgtttttggctgggcgcggtggctcacgcctgtaatctcagcacgttgggaggccgaggcaggtggatcacctgaggtcaggagtttgaggccagcctggccaacatggtgaaaccctgtctgtactaaaaatacaaaaaattagccaggcgtggtggtgggtgcctgtaatccccgccattctggaggctgaggccggagaatcgcttgaacctgcgaggcagaaattgcagtgagccgagatcaagccgttgtactccagcctagacaacaagagcgaaactctgtcaaaaaaaaaaacaacacaaaacaatgttttcacgcctgtaaccctagcacattgggaagccaagatgggaggatcacttgaggccaggagttcaaggctgcagtgagctatgattgcaccacggtactctagcctgggagacagagtgagaccctgtctcttaaaaaaaaaaaaaaaaaaaagattttgaaccTTAAAATTACTTCTCTTTGTTTGAATTTCTAATCGTCATTCAAAAGAGCAGTAAAAAAGGTTACTTGTTCTTGTACAAACTACTAATTAGACTATAGTAGAATATTTTAAAGAGCTGAATCACTTTTGGTATTTtggtataaatattttcatttgttatgTCCCAGTGTATTCTTATTGGAAAATTTGTGTTTTGATCTGCCTgaagaaaatatctgttttctatataaagaaacatttaaaaaataattgtaaagttagatttaaaattgtaaaatataaaatcacaaaGGAATGTACCTTATGAATGTTGACATTTTATGAAATTATGTGGATTCATATTACTGTTACAAGATAGAATTTAATGCAAAAAGACCAAAACCTCAATAAAATTTGAGGAAAACGTAAGTGTTATTAtgtaactgaaataaaaacattttataattgtaCAAGACTGTGGTTCCACTCTTTGGGCTGCTTGAAGTCTGAGTCTGACTACTGTTGTATGTAATACCACCTTTCCAGTAATACCTGCTTGCGGGTTGCTGATTCCCATTGGGGTCCTGTGGAAGACCCACACCTGATGCCCATCCTCAGTAAGGAATGCACTTCCCTCCTGGCATCGAGCCTGGGGCTAGCATGAGCATTACTGGGAGAATTGAGACTATCGTCCCGCACCATCTCCTGTGATCTGTGGTTCTAATGTGCAGCCTCAGTTGAAAACGGTCTTCATCTGTTGCTGTGCTTGAATGCACCAATACTTAGAATGTTTTGAAGAgtatgatgaaaatggaaaaaacctTGACTATTTCTGCCCAAGTGTCCTGAAGTGGAGGATGGTAGGGATGATAAATGCTTGCTAGGAAATCAAGTCCAAGGGCTCTATAGGACTTCACAGGGTTTTAGTTTATGTCTCTAACTTTAGCAAAGCTGCATTCATATTGGAATGCATACTGGAAACAGCTCTCATTCCTACCTTTAAAGGGCTCTTGGAAAGCAGTTCAACAACCAAGGTCACTAAATGGTGAGATCATCAAGCCATTTTAAGTTCTTTCCCATGTTATTCACCAGCACCCTGCAGGACGTTGGGCACATGTCACATCCCTCAGCTCAGCCATCCAGCTGTCTCAGTGATTCACCACtcatttgtttaattaattaacaGGTTTGATCACTTTGTACATGGAAGGCACTGTACCATTGAACAAGCGGCTAGGACCCAGCCCTCCAGTAGGGAATGGGCAGCTGAAAATCCATGagcaaaaaagaaggaaaaagaaagacttCTGAGGAGCCAAGCCATTTCTCGATGATTTCAGAGCCTTCGTTCTGAGCATCAGTTATCTGCTCTCCAGTGTAATGACTTTATAGCCAAGCACAGTAATTGACATTACTGTGAAGGCTCTTAACTTACCAAGAAATGGTTaaggctgggcacattggctcatgcctataatcccagcagtttgggaggccgaggtaggtggatcacttgagcccaggagttcaagcccagcctgggcaacatggtgaaagtccatctctacaaaaaaaatatacaattagccaggcatggtggcatgtgcatgtagtcccagctacttaggaggcagaggtgggagaaacatctgagcctgggaggtcgaggctgcagtgagttatgatcacaccactgtactccatcctgggcaatggagtgaaaccctgtctcaaaaaaaatgaaagaaaaaaagagaaagttgacTTAGCTATACTCCATGTAAGAAGGTATAGAAATATATAGGGCAATTTAGAAAGATTATAGCGTCAAAAGATTCAAACTCAGAAAAGAATCGAAAGGTTGCCTTCCAGCCATATCCCCAGAGGAACCTAGACCACTGGGGTTTCACTATCATACAGAATAGAGAAAAACATTGGTTACTGACACCTGAAATCAAAAAGCATGGATATTTTTCAGTCCCAAACCCGAACATAGCTcccatatataaatgtaaatctTCCTTCAAAAGTATAATTAAGTATAATTATGGGTGTCTGTCAAAAATGCAGAGGAAGATGGATTTTGAATTATAGGTTGTTATACAAAGGTTGGACAGCAATCAAGTTTTTAAACAGTTTTCAAGAATGACCCTAAAAGAGATGTATGACCTTGGTCACTTTCCATAGTTTTTAATATTTGCAGTTAACAGAAGACCTAATGACCTGACACTTAAGTTTCCACTATCACTAGAACCCTGAATGCTAATTCTGGGGAGTTTAGATGGTTTGGGGTTCCTGTTTTCTGTTGATAGACTCCCTTTCTGGGAGACCACCCCATAACCCTGTACAGCATGCCACCCATGGCCACCCGTCAAGGGAACACAACAGTAAGATTTGTTCCAGACGTCTGGGCCCCTAAGGGAAAGGGAGGGGTGTTTGTGTGCGCATGTATTATGTTCAGAATATGTACTTGTTCAGTGTGATAGTTGTACATGGAGAAAACTTGGTCTTTCAAGAAGAAAATCCTTTTGTTCTCTTTGTCCCTATCTACTGCctctcttaaatatttttcaacatgTGAATGGTTGGTGGCTCATACAGGGAAAAATTTCCCAATTATGCAGACATTATAAGTCTACCAGTGATGTGCCactatttattcaacaaattggACTTGGTGGTTTTTAACGCTGTGAAAACTAGTACTCTTATTTTCTTCATGTCAAATTattttgcttcatttctttttctgttttcttcaaacTCTTTCgttcttgttttcttctccaagtctcctttaaaatttctcttccttaaaagtttcttctctctctatttttaatattctcaCTATACAACTCAATGTCAGTTTACCTATATCGATTTTGCTTGCGCTCTTATTACATTTTAACAGTTACTTTCTAGTGCTTATCTAGAATATTTGAagttttctagaagaaaacaataatttaCTATAGATACTTGAGCTTCAAGATCACATTCTGATATATTCAGTGTTTCTTATGATGCCTGTAGTTTTTGTATGTAGGAGTATTAAAACATGTAAGAAAATGAATGTGATACTGGACAAAAGAATCAGGTTTATAACTGCAAACATCTTTTTTTCAGTGTTGGGTGGGTTACGGGAGGGAAAGAGTAAAACATCTGTCAGAAGTAATTTGactataaattaaaataactcaaaaggatgataaatttaatttatattgtgCTTAATATTATCTGGTGTTTTACTGTGCCTTTCAAAACAACAACTTAGGATCTTCGGAAAACATAATTAGAGAAAAATGTAACTTGGATTAGCATGTGGctagatgattttttaaatgaaaatgaagatgcattttatatgaattattttcttttcacatggcTAATCAAGGTTAGTTGTTCATTCTGCGAAGAATCTGGAGGTAGGCCGCGTGAGAGCAGCGTCCCAGTGGGCTAAGAGCTTTGAGTCAGGGTCTGACTCAGAGGTGTGAGTTTAGATCTGAAAAAATAGTGGGTGCCCGTTAGGGGCATGTTCCTGTGGTTGGGCTGCAAGGCCTTAAGAAAATTGCTTAGTGGTTCTGGGCCTCTGAGCCTCATCTATAGAAGGAGGCTGTAATGAAGCCCACCCTTAGGGCTTCCAGGGCTGAAACAAGCTAATGATGTCAAAGCTGCTAGAACAGTACCTGTGTCAGAGTGAGTGTGTAGCATACGTTATCACTGTCATCACTCCAGCATTCTGACTGTGCCTTTACACTAGTGTGGGATTTTGCCCAAACCTCTAAACCCTCCCCAAGCTGTGGTTTCCCCCACCCAGTCCGAAGACCGTAGTACTTGACCCTCCTTCAGAGAGATGTTTGGGTAATTTATAGACACTTAACATTTATGCATCTTTATATATCAGGGGTGGGAGGAATTACAGACACTTAAACCATTACTGCCTTCTTCCTCAAAAGAAGAACACCTTTGATAACTGGGTTAGCAGAGGTGTTAGTGGACTTAGGGTTGTAAACAGATAGTCACAGCACTGACATCGATGAGTCCATGAGAGACATTAGAAAGATAAAGAAATCTGGGATGTAAACTTGGAAAGGCGAGGCTGTTCAAAATGTTGGTGCTATTGAACTGTGATTCTCAGTGTTTGTACATTGCTAATGATGTTAAACCATGAAGCTGTGAGATCTTGTGTTGCAGTGTGGTTTGGCCCTAGCGTTCTTGCATGCTAACCTAAGGTAGAAGATTAGCAGCCTGTTTGCATGCAGCCGGATGCTGCCCCTGACGTGAAGCATGTTCTGGGAGGTTGACCCAACCCCCCTTGGCTGAATTCTTCCCCCGTCCTGTCTGTGGCCTCATTCACCGTGGTACGTGTATAACTACTTCCATCATTCATTTCACTAACCTGAACGATCATTCTTCAGTTTAGCAATGTGCTGAAAGGCGCGGCACGGATTCACCTAAACCTGTGTCTTTCTGATTTCTTTAGATATTAGGTTGAAAAAGCTGGTTGATGAACGGGAATGCTTATTGGAACAGGTAACAATCTTTTATTACTTTACCGGTTCTTGAACAGGGCACCTGAAACCACCTGCCCATCCTTCCTTCTTGCTTACTCAGAAAACCCCGAAGTTAATCATGCCTGAAAGTCATTATCAAGCCAACTGGTGTTCTTAAGATTGTTATCCAAATAGAACATCAAAGTTAATATTTTCATCCAAAGAGAACATCCTGAGTCACACGAGGTTTAATGAGGATGTCTCAAAGGCCCAAAGCCATGGAACTGAATTTGGTACATTTTACTGAATTGCtacttaaatataaatatcaatcattaataatattaatgattaacCATTGAGAGGCAAGGGCATTACTGAGTCATTCCAAATAGCACTTCCCTTGTCCATATGGGTTGTTTGTCCATAAAAGTCAGGTTTGTACTCTTGGTGAGCAGCATCCCTCTCTCACCGGTATTTCTTTGTTACAGCTCAACAAAATTGTTTTAACCATGTTTATCTTCATTGCTCTCTCCTACCTCAAGAAGTagcgggccaggtgcagtggctcacacctctaatcctagcactttgggaggccgaggcaggtggatcacttgaggtcaggaggtcaagagcagcctgccaacatggtgaaaccccatctctactaaaaatacaaaaagtagccacgcgtgatggtgggcgcccgtaatcccagctactcaggaggctgaggcaagaaaatcgcttgaacacaggaagcagaggttgcagtgagccaagactgcaccgctgcacttcaggctgggtgacagagcaagattccatctcaaaaacaaagaaatactgaACAGTTGTCCTATTTTGGATCTTTTCATATGCAGGATAGTGATTACATCACTCTACAACCACTTTCCTCTAATTTCTCCTCATAAGCCTAATCAAATATATTTGCCTTACTTTCTACCATTCTGTTGAAGATTCTCCGAAAATTGGAGAAAGCACTAAAGATGGTAGGAAGATTCCCCTGAAGTTCCTATGATCTTTTGAAAATATGCGTTCATGAGTTCTATACTTACTTCCTTAAAGCAGCATGcacttttggtttgtttttaattagggGTCTCCTATGCTTGATGTGTGGAATAGGAAGGCAGGCGATCACCTGCAACAATTTTCATAGATTGAAAGTTAAACATGAAAAGCCCCCGGAGACCCCACCAACTAGATGCCAGAAAGTTCTGCAGTCATTGACTGTTAACTGCAATTCCAACTATACGGTCAGCCCTCCACATCCATGGGTTCCAtgtccatggattcaaccaacacagattgaaatatttaaaaaaaaaaactataaattccacaaagttccaaaaagcaaaacttgaatttgccCTGCACGGAGTCCTGCACTGAATCCACGCGAATGAAGTGAGTTGTAGGCGTTGTATTGGGTGTTAAAAGgaatctagaggtgatttaaagtgTACAGGAGGATTCTTGTAGGTTTCTGCAGATACTGCGCCATTTTAcatcagagacttgagcatccacagattttggtgtctgagggggtcctggaaccaatctcccacAGATACCAAAGGACGACTGGACATGATTCTGTCTTGCTTAGAGAAGGGAAAGCTAGCTAGAGGCCACCTCCCTGAAAGCTGACAAACCGCCTCTGAACA from the Macaca nemestrina isolate mMacNem1 chromosome 11, mMacNem.hap1, whole genome shotgun sequence genome contains:
- the LOC105473834 gene encoding leucine-rich repeat flightless-interacting protein 1 isoform X18, yielding MDMGTQGSGRKRLPNRERLTAEDDALNQIAREAEARLAAKRAARAEAREIRMKELERQQKEIYQVQKKYYGLDTKWGDIEQWMEDSERYSRRSRRNTSASDEDERMSVGSRGSLRVEDRPEKDFTEKGSRNMPGLSAATLASLGGTSSRRGSGDTSISIDTEASIREIKELNELKDQIQDVEGKYMQGLKEMKDSLAEVEEKYKKAMVSNAQLDNEKTNFMYQVDTLKDMLLELEEQLAESRRQYEEKNKEFEREKHAHSILQFQFAEVKEALKQREEMLEEIRQLQQKQASSIREISDLQETIEWKDKKIGALERQKEFFDSVRSERDDLREEVVMLKEELKKHGIILNSEIATNGETSDTLNNVGYQGPTKMTKEELNALKSTGDGTLGRASEVEVKNEIVANVGKREILHNTEKEQHTEDTVKDCVDIEVFPAGENTEDQKSSEDTAPFLGTLAGATYEEQVQNQILESTSLPENPAQAESDEVMGAPDDRTRTPLEPSSCWNDLDGGNHTGNVGEAAATQVGEQAGTVASCPLGHSDDTVYHDDKCTVEVPQELETSTGHSLEKEFTNQEAAEPKEVPVQSTEVGRDHNEEEGEETVLRDEKPIKTEVPGSPAGTESNGQEATGPSTVDTQSESLDMKEPEEEKNDQQGEALDSSQKKTKNKKKKNKKKKSPVPVETLKDVKKELTYQNTDLSEIKEEEQVKSTDRKSAVEAQNEAPENPKQKIAAESSENADCPENPKIKLAGKLDQEGDDVKTAAEVVLADGDTLDFEDDTVQSLGPRAGGEELDDGVAKDNAKTDGATQSSPLEAESEDADSCALPENESPSQDISDACEAESTERCGMSEHPSQTVRKALDSSSLENDDLSAPGGEPGDFNPESREDTRGGNEKGKSKEDCTMS
- the LOC105473834 gene encoding leucine-rich repeat flightless-interacting protein 1 isoform X27 — protein: MDMGTQGSGRKRLPNRERLTAEDDALNQIAREAEARLAAKRAARAEAREIRMKELERQQKEIYQVQKKYYGLDTKWGDIEQWMEDSERYSRRSRRNTSASDEDERMSVGSRGSLRVEDRPEKDFTEKGSRNMPGLSAATLASLGGTSSRRGSGDTSISIDTEASIREIKDSLAEVEEKYKKAMVSNAQLDNEKTNFMYQVDTLKDMLLELEEQLAESRRQYEEKNKEFEREKHAHSILQFQFAEVKEALKQREEMLEKHGIILNSEIATNGETSDTLNNVGYQGPTKMTKEELNALKSTGDGTLGRASEVEVKNEIVANVGKREILHNTEKEQHTEDTVKDCVDIEVFPAGENTEDQKSSEDTAPFLGTLAGATYEEQVQNQILESTSLPENPAQAESDEVMGAPDDRTRTPLEPSSCWNDLDGGNHTGNVGEAAATQVGEQAGTVASCPLGHSDDTVYHDDKCTVEVPQELETSTGHSLEKEFTNQEAAEPKEVPVQSTEVGRDHNEEEGEETVLRDEKPIKTEVPGSPAGTESNGQEATGPSTVDTQSESLDMKEPEEEKNDQQGEALDSSQKKTKNKKKKNKKKKSPVPVETLKDVKKELTYQNTDLSEIKEEEQVKSTDRKSAVEAQNEAPENPKQKIAAESSENADCPENPKIKLAGKLDQEGDDVKTAAEVVLADGDTLDFEDDTVQSLGPRAGGEELDDGVAKDNAKTDGATQSSPLEAESEDADSCALPENESPSQDISDACEAESTERCGMSEHPSQTVRKALDSSSLENDDLSAPGGEPGDFNPESREDTRGGNEKGKSKEDCTMS